A genomic stretch from Desulfolutivibrio sulfodismutans DSM 3696 includes:
- a CDS encoding branched-chain amino acid ABC transporter permease yields MRGVTALLGPLKYLLLAAALAYPLTPVSDVYVLHVVVLVMVYMVLAMGLNILPGFCGLLDLGYVGFYGIGAYTAGLLTLNYDLSFWIIVPLAVLNGALWGIVLGAPTLRLVGDYFAIVTFGFSELVVLFLTNEIWLTRGPLGLPGIAPVSLDLSWLSRLLNPEWDWRYVFSGEEPYYYLGMAMVFMVYVVLRRVEDSRLGRAWLAIREDPMAAASTGVNLFAYKVIAFAVSTGIGALAGCFYARWAMFLSPDMFKFWESFLVLCMVVLGGLGNIRGALIGAVVLISLGEVLRVALPKFGLPAETRFLVYGLIMVLIMRFRPGGFFTAVAESTLASPLIIDLRRKLAARKTG; encoded by the coding sequence ATGCGCGGCGTCACGGCACTCCTTGGACCATTGAAATATCTGCTTCTGGCGGCGGCCCTGGCCTATCCCCTGACCCCGGTCAGCGACGTCTACGTGCTGCACGTCGTGGTCCTGGTCATGGTCTACATGGTCCTGGCCATGGGCCTCAATATTCTGCCCGGCTTCTGCGGGCTTTTGGACCTGGGGTACGTGGGCTTTTACGGCATCGGGGCCTACACCGCCGGGCTTTTGACCCTCAACTACGATCTGTCCTTCTGGATCATCGTGCCCCTGGCGGTGCTCAACGGCGCACTGTGGGGCATTGTTTTGGGCGCGCCCACCCTGCGGCTGGTGGGGGACTATTTCGCCATCGTGACGTTTGGCTTCTCGGAGTTGGTGGTCCTTTTCCTGACCAACGAGATCTGGCTCACGCGCGGCCCCCTGGGGCTGCCGGGCATCGCCCCGGTGTCGCTCGACCTGTCCTGGCTCTCGAGGCTCCTCAATCCCGAGTGGGACTGGCGGTATGTTTTCTCCGGCGAGGAGCCGTATTATTACCTGGGCATGGCCATGGTGTTCATGGTCTATGTGGTCCTTCGCCGGGTGGAGGATTCGCGCCTGGGCCGGGCCTGGCTGGCCATCCGCGAAGACCCCATGGCCGCCGCCTCCACCGGCGTGAATCTCTTCGCCTACAAGGTCATCGCCTTTGCCGTGTCCACGGGCATCGGCGCCCTGGCCGGATGCTTTTACGCCCGCTGGGCCATGTTTTTGTCCCCGGACATGTTCAAGTTCTGGGAATCCTTCCTGGTCCTGTGCATGGTGGTCCTGGGGGGGCTTGGCAACATACGCGGGGCGCTCATCGGCGCGGTGGTGCTCATCTCCCTGGGCGAGGTGCTGCGGGTGGCCCTGCCCAAATTCGGCCTCCCGGCCGAGACCCGTTTTCTGGTGTACGGGCTGATCATGGTCCTTATCATGCGTTTCCGGCCGGGAGGCTTTTTCACCGCCGTGGCCGAAAGCACCCTGGCCAGCCCGCTAATCATTGACCTGCGCCGCAAG
- a CDS encoding branched-chain amino acid ABC transporter permease produces MLEQQLVNGLTLGLIYALIAVGYTMVYGVIELINFAHGEVYMFGAFLCMTFLTVFGAPLIVAVLLSMACCALMGVLLDVVAYRPLRNAPRLAALITAIGMSIFLQNLAMIIWGSRPLPFVKEALPAFFKVTALSFGDVNISWMQMTIYIVAISLMILLNVIITKTRTGTAMRALAQNRVCASLMGINVNRVIAFTFALGSGLGAMAGIMVSMFYNTMYPTMGYNAGVKAFAAAVLGGIGSVPGAMFGGVVLGIAETLGAGYVSSPYRDGVAYAIMILVIILRPSGLLGRAVTEKA; encoded by the coding sequence TTGCTCGAACAACAACTGGTCAACGGACTCACCCTGGGGCTCATCTACGCGCTGATCGCCGTGGGCTACACCATGGTCTACGGCGTCATCGAACTCATCAACTTCGCCCATGGCGAGGTGTACATGTTCGGCGCGTTTTTGTGCATGACCTTTCTCACCGTGTTCGGTGCGCCGCTGATCGTGGCCGTTCTTTTGTCCATGGCCTGCTGCGCGCTCATGGGCGTGCTCCTGGATGTGGTGGCCTACCGCCCCTTGCGCAACGCCCCCCGGCTGGCGGCCCTGATCACCGCCATCGGCATGTCCATCTTTCTTCAGAATCTGGCCATGATCATCTGGGGCAGCCGCCCGCTGCCCTTCGTCAAAGAGGCCCTGCCCGCCTTTTTCAAGGTGACGGCCCTGTCGTTTGGCGACGTGAACATCTCCTGGATGCAGATGACCATTTATATCGTGGCCATTTCGCTCATGATCCTTCTCAATGTGATCATCACCAAGACCAGGACCGGCACGGCCATGCGGGCCCTGGCCCAGAACCGGGTGTGCGCTTCGCTCATGGGCATAAACGTCAACCGGGTCATCGCCTTCACCTTCGCCCTGGGCTCGGGGCTGGGGGCCATGGCCGGCATCATGGTCTCCATGTTCTACAACACCATGTACCCCACCATGGGCTACAACGCCGGGGTCAAGGCCTTCGCCGCAGCGGTTCTGGGCGGCATCGGCTCCGTGCCCGGGGCCATGTTCGGCGGGGTGGTTTTGGGCATCGCCGAGACGCTGGGGGCTGGATACGTGTCCTCCCCCTATCGCGACGGCGTGGCCTACGCCATCATGATCCTGGTCATCATTTTGCGGCCCTCCGGCCTTTTGGGCCGGGCCGTCACGGAAAAGGCCTGA
- a CDS encoding ABC transporter substrate-binding protein, whose product MLGKGLKFFGTACLMGLLLAAVPALADDVIKIAVPSPYTGSAAGFGENVKAGVTLKVEEINAAGGIGGKKVEAVYLDEQCEPREAATVSTKIANDKAIVGIVGHLCSSAHLAALPTYVREGIAAISPTATSVTITDKNKDAKGNVWSFRNVYRDDFQGKFLAQYVDKVMGLKKIAVFYENNDYGIGLKDAFVKEAKTLGLTIVGEEAYMKGAQDFNPQLTKMKGGAPEALFIAGYYPEGALIVDQAKKIGLDVPKFGADGFDNADYIKLAGDAADGLYLTAPFLAETAGPDAKKFIETFKARFGRDVDWMSANAYDATGMLADAIAKVGADRAKIRDYLAGINTADKGYKGITGVNYFDQNGDCLKPAYVKTVKGNAFVPAPKQMD is encoded by the coding sequence ATGCTCGGCAAAGGTCTGAAATTTTTTGGAACCGCCTGCCTGATGGGGCTTCTCCTGGCCGCCGTCCCGGCCCTGGCCGACGACGTGATCAAGATCGCCGTGCCCTCTCCCTACACCGGCAGCGCCGCCGGATTCGGCGAGAACGTCAAGGCCGGCGTGACGCTCAAGGTGGAAGAGATCAACGCCGCAGGCGGCATCGGCGGCAAAAAGGTCGAGGCCGTGTACCTGGACGAGCAGTGCGAACCGCGCGAGGCGGCCACCGTGTCCACCAAGATCGCCAACGACAAGGCCATCGTGGGCATCGTCGGCCATCTGTGCTCCTCGGCCCATCTGGCCGCCCTGCCCACCTACGTGCGCGAGGGCATCGCCGCCATCTCCCCCACGGCCACCAGCGTGACCATCACCGACAAGAACAAAGACGCCAAGGGCAATGTCTGGTCCTTCCGCAACGTCTACCGCGACGATTTCCAGGGCAAGTTTCTGGCCCAGTATGTGGACAAGGTCATGGGCCTGAAAAAGATCGCCGTGTTCTATGAGAACAACGACTACGGCATCGGCCTCAAGGACGCCTTCGTGAAAGAGGCCAAGACCCTCGGCCTGACCATCGTGGGCGAAGAGGCCTACATGAAGGGCGCCCAGGACTTCAACCCGCAGCTGACCAAGATGAAGGGCGGCGCCCCCGAGGCCCTTTTCATCGCCGGGTACTATCCCGAGGGCGCGCTCATCGTGGACCAGGCCAAAAAGATCGGCCTGGACGTGCCCAAGTTCGGCGCGGACGGCTTCGACAACGCCGACTACATCAAACTGGCCGGCGACGCCGCCGACGGCCTGTACCTGACCGCCCCCTTTCTGGCCGAGACCGCCGGTCCCGACGCCAAAAAGTTCATCGAGACCTTCAAGGCCCGTTTCGGCCGCGACGTGGACTGGATGAGCGCCAACGCCTACGACGCCACCGGGATGCTGGCCGACGCCATCGCCAAGGTCGGCGCCGACCGGGCCAAGATCCGCGACTATCTGGCCGGAATCAACACCGCCGACAAGGGCTACAAGGGCATCACCGGCGTCAACTACTTCGACCAAAACGGCGACTGCTTAAAGCCCGCCTATGTCAAGACGGTCAAGGGCAACGCCTTCGTCCCGGCCCCCAAGCAGATGGACTAG
- a CDS encoding tetratricopeptide repeat protein, translating to MTTIRNTTAQDDGKNALIGRSVAALMGLALVAMFVSSFLYRAENPSRVVRTDTPAMPQGMGGMGGMADSGPMKEIMELMQRQKDEPDNPAVQLELAERFMMMGAYDRALIFLEKAAGLDPDNPQILNDKGIALYNTGKAEEAKAAFEAILAKNAADFRARFNLGLLYKYALGDMDKAAEQLRAVMDSPAVDERTRSQAKSELENPPEAGDKPAK from the coding sequence GTGACGACAATCCGTAACACGACTGCCCAGGACGACGGCAAAAACGCCCTGATCGGCCGCAGCGTGGCCGCGCTCATGGGGTTGGCCCTGGTGGCCATGTTTGTGTCCTCGTTTCTGTACCGGGCCGAGAATCCCTCCCGGGTGGTGCGCACCGACACGCCCGCCATGCCCCAGGGCATGGGCGGCATGGGCGGCATGGCCGACAGCGGTCCCATGAAGGAAATCATGGAGCTCATGCAGCGCCAGAAAGACGAGCCGGACAACCCGGCCGTGCAACTGGAGCTGGCCGAGCGGTTCATGATGATGGGGGCCTACGACCGGGCCCTGATCTTTCTGGAAAAGGCCGCAGGCCTCGACCCGGACAATCCGCAGATTTTAAACGACAAGGGCATCGCCCTGTACAACACCGGCAAGGCCGAAGAGGCCAAAGCCGCCTTCGAGGCCATCCTGGCCAAAAACGCAGCGGACTTCCGGGCCCGGTTCAATCTGGGGCTCTTGTACAAGTATGCCCTGGGGGACATGGACAAGGCCGCCGAGCAGTTGCGGGCGGTCATGGATTCCCCGGCGGTCGACGAGCGGACCAGGAGCCAGGCCAAAAGCGAGTTGGAGAATCCGCCCGAGGCCGGGGACAAACCGGCCAAGTAG
- a CDS encoding CcmD family protein: MEKETYLFVANALVWIGVGGYLLFLSRVQARLQKRLKRLEIMRDDNP, encoded by the coding sequence ATGGAAAAAGAAACCTATCTGTTTGTGGCCAACGCCCTGGTGTGGATCGGGGTCGGCGGCTACCTGCTCTTTCTGTCCCGGGTCCAGGCCCGGCTGCAAAAACGCCTCAAACGTCTGGAGATCATGCGTGACGACAATCCGTAA
- a CDS encoding cytochrome c biogenesis protein: MTILSLATVLAFAAAQYLIWFYAPVEASMGVVQKIFYMHMPMAGWSMVAFAVVFVASVLYLLRRDPKWDRLAGACAELGVLFSGLALVTGMMWARPIWNVWWTWDPRLTTTLVMWFVYAAYLVLRASDMGPQRRRLVCAVLGVAAFLDVPLVFVSARYWRSIHPAVLGAQGGGLEPEMLATLVAGVVAFGLLSVTLVRLRLSLSAAEAEMAAITLDRIG; encoded by the coding sequence ATGACCATCTTAAGCCTCGCCACCGTCCTGGCCTTTGCGGCCGCCCAGTACCTCATCTGGTTCTACGCCCCGGTGGAGGCCAGCATGGGCGTGGTCCAAAAAATTTTCTACATGCACATGCCCATGGCCGGGTGGTCCATGGTCGCCTTCGCCGTGGTGTTCGTGGCCTCGGTCCTCTACCTTTTGCGCCGCGATCCCAAATGGGACCGTCTGGCCGGGGCCTGCGCCGAACTGGGCGTGCTCTTCAGCGGCCTGGCCCTGGTCACCGGCATGATGTGGGCCCGGCCCATCTGGAACGTCTGGTGGACCTGGGATCCCCGGCTCACCACCACGCTTGTCATGTGGTTCGTCTACGCCGCCTATCTGGTCCTGCGGGCCTCGGACATGGGCCCCCAGCGCAGGCGGCTGGTGTGCGCCGTGCTCGGGGTGGCGGCCTTTCTGGACGTGCCCCTGGTGTTCGTGTCCGCCCGGTATTGGCGCAGCATCCACCCGGCGGTGCTGGGGGCCCAGGGCGGCGGCCTGGAACCCGAGATGCTGGCGACCCTTGTGGCCGGGGTCGTGGCCTTCGGGCTGTTGTCCGTGACCCTGGTGCGCCTGCGTCTGTCCCTCTCGGCCGCCGAGGCCGAAATGGCCGCCATAACCCTGGACCGCATCGGATAA
- a CDS encoding PIN domain-containing protein — MAGRRFLDTNVLVYAYSSTEPDKRDVAVALLGQEVVTSSQVLGEFVWVMHRKFGVPNDVLSDIVVGMGEVFEIVEVGTAAVRKALRLCSDHGLPYWDGVVAASALLAGCGELLTEDFQNGRLFEDRLRIINPFAG; from the coding sequence GTGGCCGGTAGGCGGTTTCTCGACACCAACGTCCTCGTGTACGCCTATTCGTCCACGGAGCCGGACAAGCGCGATGTGGCGGTCGCCCTTCTCGGGCAGGAGGTCGTGACCAGCAGCCAGGTGCTCGGGGAATTCGTCTGGGTGATGCACCGAAAATTCGGCGTTCCCAATGATGTCCTTTCCGATATCGTCGTCGGCATGGGCGAGGTGTTCGAAATCGTCGAGGTCGGGACTGCGGCTGTGCGCAAGGCCCTTCGGTTGTGCTCCGATCACGGGTTGCCCTATTGGGACGGGGTTGTCGCCGCCTCGGCGCTGTTGGCCGGATGCGGCGAACTGTTGACGGAAGATTTTCAGAACGGTCGGCTGTTTGAAGACCGACTGCGCATTATCAATCCTTTCGCGGGTTAG
- a CDS encoding heme exporter protein CcmB has protein sequence MLSRAAAVAAKDLRLSLAGAQGPAQTVLLGLILIFIFSLSRDPGELFPPLSAAAVFWLATAFGQVLVFNTLYSLEEGGCRDGLLLSPAPVQAVWLGKAAAGMALLLACQAVFAPAVVAFLGQRPAGSLVSGLVFILAADWGIVALGSLLGAISAGRGARESLLTVVLFPLLTPLLLAAIRLTEGVLSGEPADTGLWLGMALAFDAVFTAAALALFPSLYSGED, from the coding sequence ATGCTGAGCCGGGCGGCGGCCGTGGCCGCCAAGGATCTGCGCCTGTCGCTGGCCGGGGCCCAGGGACCGGCCCAGACCGTGCTTTTGGGGCTCATCCTGATCTTTATTTTCAGCCTGTCGCGCGATCCCGGGGAGCTTTTCCCGCCGCTTTCGGCGGCGGCCGTGTTCTGGCTGGCCACGGCCTTCGGGCAGGTGTTGGTCTTCAACACCCTGTATTCCCTGGAGGAAGGGGGCTGCCGGGACGGACTCTTGCTGTCGCCCGCGCCGGTTCAGGCCGTGTGGCTGGGCAAGGCGGCGGCCGGGATGGCGCTTTTATTGGCCTGCCAGGCGGTATTCGCCCCGGCCGTGGTGGCCTTTTTGGGGCAGCGTCCGGCCGGATCGCTTGTGTCCGGGCTTGTGTTCATCCTGGCCGCCGACTGGGGGATCGTCGCCCTGGGGTCGCTTCTGGGGGCCATCTCCGCCGGTCGCGGGGCCCGGGAATCGCTTTTGACCGTGGTGCTTTTCCCGCTGCTCACGCCGCTTCTTCTGGCCGCCATCCGGCTGACCGAGGGGGTGCTCTCGGGCGAGCCTGCCGACACGGGGCTGTGGCTGGGCATGGCCCTGGCCTTCGACGCGGTGTTCACGGCGGCGGCCCTGGCCCTTTTTCCATCGCTTTACAGCGGCGAGGACTAG
- a CDS encoding ABC transporter ATP-binding protein — translation MAMPASIPGPRVLVRLGKVGKFYGERPVLRGIEAEVRAAEVMLVVGKNGAGKSTLLRIMAGLARPEPGQVEHFAEPGQAAFLGHRPFVYPRLTADANLAFWSRMHGRNLDRQARMALLERVGLADFADEPAGVFSRGMTQRLDLARVFAQAPGLLFLDEPASGLDMASAALLRREIAALRSAGAGVVMVSHDVAGDLPLADRVLHLAGTRAVFCGPAREFDAGAFGAAGAC, via the coding sequence ATGGCCATGCCTGCGTCCATACCCGGGCCGAGGGTGCTTGTGCGGCTTGGCAAGGTGGGCAAGTTTTACGGGGAGCGTCCGGTCCTGCGCGGCATCGAGGCCGAGGTCCGGGCCGCCGAGGTGATGCTGGTGGTGGGGAAAAACGGCGCGGGAAAGTCCACGCTGCTGCGCATCATGGCCGGGCTGGCCCGGCCCGAACCGGGGCAGGTGGAGCACTTTGCCGAGCCGGGGCAGGCGGCCTTTCTGGGGCATCGCCCCTTTGTCTATCCCAGGCTCACGGCTGACGCCAACCTGGCCTTCTGGTCCCGGATGCATGGCCGAAACCTGGACCGGCAGGCGCGTATGGCCCTTCTGGAGAGGGTGGGGCTGGCGGATTTCGCCGACGAACCGGCCGGGGTGTTCTCCCGGGGCATGACCCAGCGGCTGGATCTGGCCAGGGTGTTCGCCCAGGCCCCCGGTCTTCTCTTTCTGGACGAACCGGCCTCGGGCCTGGACATGGCCTCGGCGGCGCTTCTGCGCCGGGAGATCGCGGCCTTGCGCTCGGCCGGGGCCGGGGTGGTCATGGTCAGCCACGACGTGGCCGGGGATCTTCCCCTGGCCGACCGGGTGCTGCATCTGGCCGGCACGAGGGCGGTTTTTTGCGGTCCTGCCCGGGAGTTCGACGCCGGGGCGTTCGGCGCGGCGGGGGCATGCTGA
- a CDS encoding heme lyase CcmF/NrfE family subunit, whose product MHFVAYWALMASLLVSLFAAVVAAMKTWRGENDGLLWYERAQSGVFVLTTVASAVLVVALWERDFSFQYVAEYTDSFLPLFYTVTAFWAGQAGSLLFWMLTLGLFGSLFANTAAYRALAPQTKRLFWLFYLGVEAFFLLLLTGPSTPFMELVPPPHEGRGLNPLLRNPGMIFHPPLLFLGYAGFTVPCCLALAAWLSGERISWIRAGRNYILLAWIFLTAGIVLGGWWSYMELGWGGYWAWDPVENASLIPWLMGTAFIHTAVVERRRGALLKTNVLLVSLTFLSSIFATYLVRSGVVESLHAFGEGGVSRPLLVFILFGLALTVAALRLGGDPEREARPLPGLVSLPGALVVLAWLFTALSLVVILGTMWPVISTLWSAKAVGLDAGFYNRACNPLFAVVALLLIVCPWLSWKDGVRDRKAAVALGVFSLAVGVALYVSGMTHPVALAAAVGAIGALAGIALLFVRDRAARSAKGGLCGYLVHAGTALLFLGVAVSGPYQSAKEAILAPGADMKVGGYRLVYQDLAITEGEALSVAQAVIAVEKDGRKVSELTPERRIYRGFEQPFAEVSTVFSLGDELYAVLLSFTEQKSISVKISVNPLVNWIWIGGTIMCLAGFVGLTRFRTRPGGGDGEA is encoded by the coding sequence ATGCATTTCGTGGCCTATTGGGCCCTTATGGCGTCCCTTCTGGTATCCCTTTTTGCGGCGGTCGTGGCCGCCATGAAGACCTGGCGCGGCGAAAACGACGGCCTGCTGTGGTACGAACGCGCCCAGTCGGGGGTTTTCGTTTTGACCACCGTGGCCTCGGCCGTGTTGGTCGTCGCCCTGTGGGAAAGGGACTTTTCCTTCCAGTATGTGGCCGAATACACGGACTCGTTTTTGCCGCTTTTTTACACGGTCACCGCCTTCTGGGCCGGGCAGGCCGGGTCGCTTCTGTTTTGGATGCTCACTCTGGGCCTTTTCGGGTCGCTTTTCGCCAACACGGCGGCATACCGGGCCCTTGCACCGCAGACCAAACGGCTGTTCTGGCTCTTTTACCTGGGCGTGGAGGCCTTTTTCCTGTTGCTGCTGACCGGCCCCAGCACCCCCTTCATGGAGCTTGTCCCGCCGCCCCATGAGGGCCGGGGCTTAAATCCCCTCCTGCGCAACCCGGGCATGATCTTTCATCCGCCGCTTCTGTTTCTGGGCTATGCCGGATTCACCGTACCCTGCTGCCTGGCCCTGGCCGCATGGCTGTCCGGCGAGAGGATTTCCTGGATACGGGCCGGGCGCAACTACATCCTTCTGGCCTGGATCTTTCTGACCGCGGGCATCGTCCTGGGCGGCTGGTGGTCGTACATGGAGCTGGGCTGGGGCGGTTACTGGGCCTGGGATCCGGTGGAAAACGCCTCGCTCATCCCCTGGCTCATGGGCACGGCCTTCATCCACACCGCCGTGGTGGAGCGCCGCCGGGGCGCGCTTCTCAAAACCAATGTCCTGCTCGTCAGCCTGACCTTTCTCTCCAGCATCTTCGCCACCTATCTGGTGCGCAGCGGGGTGGTGGAGTCCCTGCACGCCTTTGGCGAAGGCGGCGTGTCGCGGCCGCTCCTGGTGTTTATTCTCTTCGGCCTGGCCCTGACCGTGGCCGCCTTGCGCCTGGGCGGCGACCCGGAGCGCGAAGCCCGGCCCCTGCCGGGCCTGGTGAGCCTGCCCGGGGCGCTGGTGGTCCTGGCCTGGCTTTTTACGGCCCTGTCTCTGGTGGTCATCCTGGGCACCATGTGGCCGGTCATCAGCACCCTGTGGAGCGCCAAGGCCGTGGGCCTGGACGCCGGTTTCTACAACCGGGCCTGCAACCCCCTGTTCGCGGTGGTGGCCCTTTTATTGATCGTCTGTCCCTGGCTGTCCTGGAAGGACGGGGTGCGCGACCGCAAAGCGGCCGTGGCCCTGGGGGTGTTTTCCCTGGCCGTAGGCGTGGCCCTGTACGTTTCGGGCATGACCCATCCCGTGGCCCTGGCCGCGGCCGTGGGGGCCATCGGGGCCCTGGCCGGGATCGCGCTTCTTTTTGTGCGCGACCGGGCCGCGCGCAGCGCCAAGGGCGGGCTGTGCGGCTATCTGGTCCATGCCGGGACGGCGCTTCTGTTTCTGGGGGTGGCCGTGTCGGGGCCCTACCAGAGCGCCAAGGAGGCCATCCTGGCCCCGGGGGCGGACATGAAGGTGGGCGGCTACCGCCTGGTCTACCAGGACTTGGCCATCACCGAGGGCGAGGCCCTAAGCGTGGCCCAGGCCGTGATCGCCGTGGAGAAGGACGGCCGGAAGGTGTCCGAGCTGACCCCGGAACGGCGCATCTATCGCGGCTTCGAGCAGCCCTTTGCCGAGGTGTCCACGGTCTTTTCCCTGGGCGACGAGCTCTACGCCGTGCTCTTGAGCTTCACCGAGCAGAAGTCCATCAGCGTCAAAATCAGCGTCAATCCCCTGGTCAACTGGATATGGATCGGCGGAACCATCATGTGTCTGGCCGGATTCGTGGGGCTTACGCGCTTCCGGACCCGCCCGGGCGGCGGGGACGGGGAGGCCTAG
- a CDS encoding cytochrome c maturation protein CcmE, with protein sequence MKKNGSKGIYAAALVLFLGGLGYLVVSGLGENSSYFLNVSEAMAMEPGKLHKVRLFGTVAAEGLTSPQGGLGVKFKLEDKDNTAKTLWVDYKGAVPDTFKPGAEVIVEGGFDSGSGVFGANSLMTKCPSKYEKQNREKTG encoded by the coding sequence ATGAAAAAAAACGGCTCCAAAGGCATCTATGCAGCGGCCCTGGTCCTCTTTCTGGGGGGGCTGGGCTATCTTGTCGTCTCCGGGCTGGGCGAGAACAGCTCCTATTTCCTGAACGTCTCCGAGGCCATGGCCATGGAGCCGGGCAAGCTCCACAAGGTGCGCCTGTTCGGCACCGTGGCCGCCGAAGGCCTCACCTCCCCGCAGGGCGGCCTGGGGGTCAAATTCAAGCTTGAGGATAAGGACAACACCGCCAAAACCCTGTGGGTGGACTACAAGGGCGCGGTGCCCGACACCTTCAAGCCCGGGGCCGAGGTCATCGTGGAGGGCGGTTTCGATTCCGGCTCGGGCGTCTTCGGGGCCAATTCGCTGATGACCAAGTGTCCGTCCAAGTACGAGAAGCAGAACCGGGAAAAGACCGGGTGA
- a CDS encoding hemolysin family protein: MLTLILSVAIAVLVSAFCSMSEAMLYSVPWSFIEKLRKDGKKAGEHLYYLRQNVEKPITAILTLNTVANTAGAAVAGAAAAAVFEPEQVWIFTAGFTLLILALGEILPKTVGVAYNRRLAPYLAVPIQVMIVALTPLIWVGGLMARMVRPKRKGPVSTEEDLRAVVSLTRKEGVIKPYEELSIKNILSLDDKTVSDIMTPRTVVFSLAATMTTGMAKGTFWPHSRIPVHDADDPEDMVGIVYRRQVLEALANDQDNLTMAQLMKPVRFVLESMTLDRLLVKFLESRTHLFVVLDEYGGVSGVVSLEDVLEEILGKEIVDETDQVADMRELARTRRSQLLTKMTVPGDSDEPPRDG, translated from the coding sequence ATGCTGACCCTTATCCTCTCCGTAGCCATCGCCGTGCTCGTGTCCGCCTTTTGCTCCATGAGCGAGGCCATGCTCTATTCCGTTCCCTGGAGCTTCATCGAGAAGCTGCGCAAGGACGGGAAAAAGGCCGGGGAGCACCTGTACTACCTGCGCCAAAACGTGGAAAAGCCCATCACCGCCATCCTGACCCTCAATACCGTGGCCAACACGGCCGGGGCCGCCGTGGCCGGGGCCGCCGCCGCCGCCGTGTTCGAGCCGGAACAGGTGTGGATATTCACCGCCGGGTTCACCCTGTTGATCCTGGCCTTGGGCGAGATTTTGCCGAAAACCGTGGGTGTGGCTTACAACCGCAGGCTGGCCCCCTATCTGGCCGTGCCCATCCAGGTCATGATCGTGGCCCTGACGCCGCTGATCTGGGTGGGCGGGCTCATGGCCCGCATGGTGCGCCCCAAGCGCAAGGGCCCGGTGTCCACCGAGGAGGATCTGCGGGCCGTGGTCAGCTTGACCCGCAAGGAAGGCGTGATTAAGCCTTATGAAGAATTGTCCATCAAAAACATCCTGTCGCTGGACGACAAGACCGTCAGCGACATCATGACCCCGCGCACCGTGGTCTTCTCCCTGGCCGCGACCATGACCACGGGCATGGCCAAGGGGACGTTCTGGCCCCACAGCCGCATCCCGGTCCACGATGCGGACGACCCGGAAGACATGGTGGGCATCGTCTACCGCAGACAGGTGTTGGAGGCCCTGGCCAACGACCAGGACAACCTGACCATGGCCCAGCTCATGAAGCCGGTGCGGTTCGTGCTCGAGTCCATGACCCTGGACCGGCTGTTGGTGAAGTTTCTGGAGTCGCGCACCCATCTTTTCGTGGTGCTCGACGAATACGGCGGCGTCAGCGGCGTGGTCAGCCTGGAAGACGTGCTGGAAGAGATATTGGGCAAGGAAATCGTTGACGAGACCGACCAGGTGGCTGATATGAGGGAATTAGCCCGGACGCGGCGCAGCCAGTTGCTCACGAAGATGACCGTGCCGGGCGATTCCGACGAACCTCCACGCGACGGATGA